A genomic window from Glycine max cultivar Williams 82 chromosome 17, Glycine_max_v4.0, whole genome shotgun sequence includes:
- the LOC100806770 gene encoding zinc finger MYM-type protein 1 — MRRFLVDRENIENVNVVQPEAELEPPLNNVVNEFNPNEIVRDPGRRKQINEYAPDIQDQVRRAYILKGPMQPDLSNFPRTQFGSVKRAFSKSWYKNYTWLEYSEIKDAAYCFYCFLFKQPGRAEHFGFEVFTKSGYRDWKHASQGLKGHVGSHNSLHNSCVKHYNDYNNQRQSVTSKFAKATKESEELYKIRLTCSLDCSRYLIAQGMAFRGHDESSTSLNKGNFREMVDWVKSQNEQVRDAFDRGGKNCKMTCGDIQKELATCCAHEVTKVIMEELGDRQFSVLIDESRDISVKEQMAVMLRFLNDKGNVVERFIALHHVTDTSSKSLKDALYGILDKYTLSISRIRGQGYDGASNMRGEFNGLQRKILDENPYAFYVHCYAHRLQLVVVSVTSSCSSIHDFFEYITLIVNTTSASCKRRDALTEAQHKDILNKLESGEISRGRGLHQSSSLTRPGDTRWGSHHTTLLRLDQMWSSVLKVLSMVDEDGRGPSQAAGLIEKMESFKFAFILRLMLKLFGITNELSNVLQRKDLNIVNAMELVDVVKARLGTMRESGWNNFFADVQGFCVAKSIPVPNMDDEIPVRGRLRAEGRTITNLHHYRAKIFYVAIDKICVEMDHLFSEGSNIILDCFSCLDPKNSFSKFDVDKLARLADIYHADFSDDDRGTIRDQLETYVLQVRRNASFSTCEDVQSLAMKMVQTEKHLVFPLVYKLIELALILPVSTASVERAFSAMKIIKSKLRNKINDVWFNDLMVCYTEREIFKSLDDIDIIRTFTAKKSRKGHLPRNFI, encoded by the exons ATGAGGAGATTTTTGGTTGATAGAGAAAATATTGAGAATGTGAATGTTGTGCAACCGGAAGCTGAATTAGAACCACCACTTAATAATGTGGTTAATGAGTTTAATCCAAATGAGATTGTGCGTGATCCAGGTCGTAGGAAACAAATTAATGAGTATGCTCCGGATATTCAAGACCAAGTGAGGAGGGCATATATATTGAAGGGTCCAATGCAACCAGATTTGTCAAACTTTCCTCGTACTCAATTTGGAAGTGTTAAAAGAGCATTTAGTAAATCATGGTATAAGAATTATACATGGTTAGAATACAGTGAGATAAAGGATGCAgcttattgtttttattgttttctatttaaGCAACCCGGGAGGGCCGAGCACTTTGGTTTTGAAGTCTTCACTAAAAGCGGATATAGAGATTGGAAGCATGCATCTCAAGGCTTGAAAGGTCATGTTGGTAGTCATAATAGTTTGCACAACTCATGTGTCAAGCACTACAATGATTATAATAATCAAAGACAAAGTGTGACAAGTAAGTTTGCTAAAGCAACCAAGGAATCAGAAGAATTGTATAAGATTCGTTTGACTTGTTCTTTAGATTGTTCAAGATATCTCATAGCACAAGGCATGGCTTTCCGTGGCCATGATGAATCCTCTACTTCGCTAAATAAGGGCAATTTTAGAGAGATGGTAGATTGGGTAAAATCTCAGAATGAACAAGTGAGGGATGCTTTTGACCGTGGTGGAAAAAATTGCAAAATGACTTGCGGTGACATTCAAAAGGAGCTTGCAACGTGTTGTGCACATGAAGTTACCAAGGTGATTATGGAAGAGCTTGGTGATAGACAATTCTCCGTGCTTATTGACGAGTCACGTGATATATCCGTCAAAGAGCAAATGGCTGTGATGTTGAG gtttttgaatgacaaagggaaTGTTGTGGAACGATTTATTGCTCTACATCATGTCACAGATACTTCATCTAAGTCATTAAAGGATGCTCTTTATGGTATTCTTGATAAGTACACATTATCTATTTCAAGGATACGAGGGCAAGGATATGATGGAGCTTCAAATATGAGAGGTGAATTTAATggtttgcaaagaaaaattctaGATGAAAATCCTTATGCTTTCTATGTCCATTGTTATGCTCACCGTTTGCAATTGGTTGTTGTGTCTGTTACTAGTAGTTGCTCATCTATTCATGATTTCTTTGAGTACATCACCTTGATTGTGAATACAACAAGTGCATCTTGTAAGAGGAGGGATGCTTTGACAGAGGCACAAcacaaagatattttaaataaacttgaGAGTGGTGAGATATCTAGAGGAAGGGGCTTACACCAATCATCTAGTCTCACTAGACCCGGGGATACTAGATGGGGTTCACATCATACTACATTGCTTCGTTTGGATCAAATGTGGTCCTCCGTGTTAAAGGTGCTTAGTATGGTTGATGAAGATGGACGTGGACCATCTCAAGCAGCAGGTTTGATAGAAAAAATGGAGAGCTTTaaatttgcttttattttgagGTTAATGTTAAAGTTGTTTGGTATCACAAACGAGCTTTCAAATGTATTGCAAAGAAAAGATCTTAATATTGTGAATGCCATGGAATTAGTTGATGTTGTCAAAGCTCGGTTGGGCACAATGAGAGAGAGTGgctggaataatttttttgccgATGTCCAAGGATTTTGTGTAGCTAAAAGTATTCCGGTACCAAATATGGATGACGAAATACCGGTTCGGGGTCGTTTAAGAGCAGAAGGGAGGACTATCACTAATCTTCATCATTACCGTGCAAAGATTTTTTATGTTGCTATTGATAAAATATGTGTGGAGATGGATCACCTCTTTAGTGAAGGAAGTAACATTATACTTGATTGCTTCTCATGTCTTGACCCCAAGAACTCTTTCTCCAAGTTTGATGTTGATAAGCTTGCTCGTCTTGCTGATATTTATCATGCAGACTTTTCTGATGATGACCGAGGAACAATTAGGGATCAACTTGAAACTTATGTGCTTCAAGTGAGAAGAAATGCTTCTTTTTCCACTTGTGAAGATGTTCAAAGTTTGGCTATGAAGATGGTTCAAACTGAGAAACATTTGGTATTTCCATTGGTTTATAAACTTATTGAGCTAGCTTTGATATTGCCGGTGTCGACAGCATCCGTTGAAAGAGCTTTTTCAGCAATGAAGATTATCAAGTCTAAATTGCGCAATAAGATCAACGATGTGTGGTTCAATGACTTGATGGTATGTTACACCGAGCGGGAGATATTCAAGTCGCttgatgatattgatattattCGAACATTTACCGCAAAGAAGTCTCGGAAAGGACACTTGCCtcgtaattttatttaa